The genomic segment tcaggtccaggagatttatccaccctcagaccattaagtttcctgagcaccttctcagtcgtcattttcactgcacatacttcacttccttggcactcttgaatgtccggtgtactgcagacgtcttccactgtgaagattgatgcaaaataagcATTCAGCTCCtatgccatctctgcgtctctcatgaCAATAGTTCCAGCATCAATTTGTATTGGACACATATCTACCCAAGAGTCTCTTTTTCCCTTGATAtactaaaaaaaaaacttttagtatcttctttgatattggtCGCCAGCTCCCTTTCGCAATCCATCTTCCTactgaccttcttagtttccgtCTCCGCGtttgtaaaagcttcccagtccgcTATCTTCCCACTAGGTTTGGCTTCTTTGTGCGTCCTCGGTTTTGTttatactttggctctgactccacttgtcagccatggtcggGTCCTTCTACCATTCGATAAtgtcttcttctttggaatagatgtcccttgcacttccctcatttttcgctcGAACTCCAGTGACTGCTGCTGTGCTGTCTTTAGTGTTGCTCAGCGCAACACCGAcatgtccctcactgtgacacggaaaCAACTATCACCGCGATAATGACGCAAACTCATACCTGACGGTGGCATCGACGCTCCTGACAGTCACACCGGCACGCCCCTCATTCCTGACAATGACAAGCCCCTCAACGTGGCACACACACCATCTGTACCGTGACACAGCACGCCTCCCACTGGGACACGAAAACAGTCGCATCCTCACTGCAACACTCGTCCCCGTGACACCTACACGCTCCTCAGCATGAAACGCGCAGCACTGCacggtgacactgacacatctctTACCGCGACCCGCCCATACCGTACTGCTGTCTCACACCTCACTGTAAACGCTGAACGTCCTTCACCATATCTCTCAGTATCACAGATCCGTCAGTCTCAGATCATCTCCGACAAAAAATGTCAGCTACCTTGGGAACAGGATCAGGAGATGAAAATGACACAGACCCACTGTCAACAACAGATCCATCAACTGAAACTCTCTAACAATGACTGCTTCCAGAATCTATATTTTCTCAACAACAGCCTCTCCATCTTCGAAACGAAGCTCCGAACTTTCAAATGGACGAAGAGTGAAATTTGCCAATTTCTGACGAGCAGCAGAGGTGAAGCATCCCTGCacgtctgaccacgggagtgtgcgCTGGGAAAGGAGGGTGTGGTGGGAGCTTCACTATGTTTCTGACTCCGGGAGCGTGTGGAGGGATAAGAATGTCAGTCATTGTCTGAATCCGTGAGTGACTAGGTTGGACACTGTGCCTTCCGGTGAATGTGTCTGATTTCACACACCTGAGTGATcatctctctgtgtctgaccccattgCTGTGCGATGGCAGAGGgcggagggaacttcactctgggTCTGACGCAGAGGCTGTGTGATGAGGTGCTGCGGAGTGAGCTTCACTCCGTGTTTGATCCCTGGGGTCTGTGACggcacggtgtggagggagcattaTTCTGTGTTTGACACCgcgagtctgtgatgggacggtgtggagcaagcatcactttgtgtctgacaccccgagtctgtgatgggacggtgtggagcggGCATCGCTATGCGTCCGACACCccgagtctgtgatgggacggtctggagggagcatcattctgtgtctgacaccgcgagtctgtgatgcgacggtgtggagCGGGCATCACTTTGCGTCTGACACCCCGAGtctgtgattggacggtgtggagcgagcatcactttgtgtctgactctATGAGTGTATCAGTGGAGGGGGCAGAGGTAGATCAATCTGTGACTGACCGGAGATGGACGATGCTGAGGGAACTTCACTCCATGCTTGACCCTATGAATCTGTGATAAGATGTTGTGGagcgagtttcattctgtgtcacTCCCGGGTGTGTGCGATTAGACAGTGTGGTACGAAATTCACTCTGTTCCTGACCCAGGTAGTGTGTGATGGATGGTGTGGATGGAACGTCACACTGTGCCTGACCCTGGTaaagtgtgatgggatggtgtggggggagattcgctctgtgtctgatctcaGGTGTGCGTGATGAGACCACGTGGAAGGAAATTCCTTCTGTGTGTCACCCCCGGTATGTGTGATGGGAATTTGCGAAGGGAGATTCACGCAGTTTCTCACTCGTCTTTGTTCCTGATTTCCAGAGCAAACGTGTTCCAAGGACTGGATCTCAAACAAAGACCGGTGTTATTATGTGTCCACCTTTGGGAGATCTTTCTACTCAGCGATGCGGGAGTGCTCAAACTGTGATTCAAGGCTTCTGCAAATCAATTCAAGGGATGAAGCGGTAAGTGTCCAACGACGAGAAGATCCCGCAGTAACACAGGAATCATCAAAAaaccccggggtcagacacagggtttAGACCCACAATACACTCCTAGCActcactcccggagtcagacacagagtgaagctacctccccaccgtcccatcacctctcccggagtcagacacagagtgtacACCGACAATACACTCCCAGCACACACTCTCGGGGtaagacacaaagtgaagctacCGCCCCACCGTCCCAGCatacactcccagagtcagacacagagcaaaTCTCTCTCAAACCGTCCAATCACACAACtcctgtgtcagacacagagttaagatccctccgcaccgtcccatcacacacttcctgagtcagacacagaatgaatctccctccacaccgtcccatcacacactcccgggctcagacacagagtgaaactccctccgcaccgtcccatcacacactcccggggtcagacacagagtgaatatccctccacaccgtcccatcacacactcccgggctcagacacagagtgaaactccctccacacagttccatcacccactcccggggtcagacacagagtgaatatccctccacacagtcctatcacacactcccggggtcaggcacagagtgaaactccctccgcaccgtcccatcacacactcccggggtcagacacagagtgaatatccctccacaccgtcccatcacacactcccgggctcagacacagagtgaaactccctccacacagtcccatcacccactcccggggtcagacacagagtgaatatccctccacacagtcctatcacacactcccggggtcagactcagagtgaatctccctccacaccgctcatcacacactcctggggtcaggcacagagtgaagctccctccacacggtcccattGTTGATTCGTGCTGTAATCAACAGAGAGAAGCTTTGTAGATACCTTTCGATTCTCGGCATTAATCAAATAAATTTAATTTCCCAGAGATTTGTATCCGACAAACTTGTGTCAAGAAACAGTGCATACTGGATTGGACAATGCGAAGACGGGTGAGATTTGGACTGATCTGTGGGGTGAGAGTTCGCGTTGACTTAGTCGTGACGGGAGAGATTGGGATTAGTTTGTGATGAGACTGTACGTGGTTGTCGGGAGAGTGTGCTGCAATGGAAGCATTTTGAGGCCGACACGTATCTGTCGGGGAAAGACAGGCCAGTTGGAATATTTCGGAAACCGCCAGGGGGCAGTGCAGAGTGCTGAGCAGACAGGGATTTTTTCGGTACTGACGCATGTTGGTGAAGAGAGCGCGGTGAAGTGGGATTATTTTGGAGATAGTCGCCGGGCTGTGAGGAGAAGGAGCAACAGTGACCTTTGTTTGCTGAATGACAAAGATCTGAGTGGCGAGAGTAGGACAACTGGAGTAGTTTGGAGATCGATACAGAGCGGTGGACACAGCGTGGGTGAATAGGATTAGTTTGCGAACTGACggacggagggggggagagggtgcCTGTGGTATAAGTCTGGAGGCGGACCAGAGGCGACGGTGAGAGCCCGGTGTAGTGGGATATGTTCGGAGACTGACAGGAAGCTTCGGGTCGAGCGAGGGGCAACACGATTCATCTGGGAAAGACATAGGGCCGAGGGAAGAGTGTCGACCAGAGGGATTCATTTCTGGACAGCCAGAAGTCTGTAGAGAGACGGTGGGATAGTGGGGTTTGTTCAGGGACTGAAACAgatctgaaaggagagggtggGCCAGATCAATTCgtatggggactgacagaggactgtggtgAGAAAGCGAGTCTGTGGGATTCGTTTGGGGAGACACGTGGCTGTAGGGTATCATTGGGTCAGTacaattagtttggggactgacacaagaTTGTGAGGAGACATTGGGATCGTGGTATCTGTCTGGgtactgacacggggctgtggggagcGAGTGGATGAGTGCGATGAGTCTGCGGACTGACTCAGGCTGTTAGGAGAGAGCGATTTTATGGGATTAGCTTGTGGACCGTCTCGGCTCGGGTTCTCTGCTGGAGCTGCTTTGTCTCTGTTTAAATCATTTAACCCTCTTGGACAGGAATGTTGCCTGGGGTCTCCTGTACAAGCAGTCCTCTGGAACGTCCAACTGCAAAGACTGCCGCTCGTACCCAGGGAAAGACTCTTGCGAACGTGATCGGCGTTTCATCTGCGAGAAGGCGGCACCTTTGTTCCGCGATATTCCTGAAAGGATCCAGAATCTCTGTCAACAGCCAGTGGAGACGACATGAATCAAATAAGTAACCCCAgtttctcctccttctctctccttcaCTTTTACTCCTGGATCCTTGAAAATTTCCTCCCAACACTCTCTGCCCTTCCGTCCTACTCCATCTCCCCCTCTTGGCGTAACCATATTCTCCCCACCACACACcgacaaatctctctctctctctctttttttcaccTTCTTTCTCGCCATTTCCTCCTTCCCGCTTTTTTTTACCGCTCCTCTAACTTTCTCTCTAGCCCCTCAGTTCCCCTTATTTCCTCGACCTTTCTCCGCCCGCTCTTTTTCTGCTCCCTCTGTCCAACTGTTtcacctctctcccccccttctcacGCCTCTCTACCCCtatctctctcttccctccccgtTCTCTCTAAACCCTACGTCAacctgatctctctctctttctcctttccgCCCACTCTCACCTCAATCCTGTGCCGTCTGTTACTCGATAACCCAAGCCTGGGTAAAAGAATATGCCTATTCCCTCTGTCTGTGcccctcttgtgtttatggaagTCTGCAAATTTACAactacgctccaggaaataaagtcccagccttccccttccttctctccataactctgTGCTtcgagtcctggcaatatccccGTAgaactccctgtccactctacccAGTTCTTTGCTTTTTCCTAAAGCAAAGCGGCCGCACCAACGTCTTGCACCACGTGATCTACCgattcctgtactcagtgccctggctGGTGACGACCAGCGCGCCAAGTATCTTGTTCCCCCCGTATCGGGTGTATTCTACTGGAATTGCTATTTGATTTATCACCTGAAACTTGAACGGCCTGGAATTTGTTTTATTGcagcatcagtacagtgcaaagatgtaaaaTTAATGTCAATTACAAACAAATATAATGAAAACCACAACAATTTGCAGTGGTGCACATCAGTTCAAAAATgtggtggtgaaggggaagaaggtgtttctgaatcgttgaacgttcagacttctgtacctgtTCCCTAATGGTAGTTTTGAGCAGGTAAATTGCCCCGGGGTGAGCGGCCTCAATGATGGAGCCGCCTTCTCGAGGCACCgcatcttgaagatgtcctcgatgctggggaaggCGGTGCCTCTGATGTTGGTTGAGTCTACATCCCTCTGCAGCCTCCAGTGACCTTGTCCGTTGCAGCCTACACTCCAGGCGGCGATGCTACAAGTCAGGATGCTCCCAAcgttcatctgtagaaatgtcATAGTCTTCAATGAAAAGACACATTTTCTCAGACCCCTGACTTCGCCATACCTTCTGTAACGAGAGAGCTATGGGTGGTGGTGAACAGGTGTAGAGTTTTGACTGGAATACACTCAGACTCAGACTTGAAATAAACAAGACGACGGTAAGGAAATCCAAAGATTAAATCACAATCTGTAGTACTGCACTAGAAATGGATGCCCTTCAGCACGAGCCCTTTAAATACTGACAGGTAATAATTGGCCTTAAAGTCAAAGCCTTAAAGGGAAACTGACAGCTAACCTGGAAATGGAGATTCCGAATCTTGGATGCCTGCcgataaaaaaaaaatgctttctTCGTATTTGCAAGCCCGGTGTAAATCCTTTGGGACGCTGACACACACCAGCACAGGACCTCGAAATACGATCACAGGACAGAGAGGCAGGGACgtgagtctgctcggccatttcatcatggccgatccgtttccctctcagtcctaatATTCTGccgtctccctgtatcccttcatgacgTGACTAATGACGCATCACTCAACCTCTGTCTCAAATACCATGCCTTAATCTCCGCAGCcggctgtggcaacaaattccgcagattcaccccACTAAAGCCAAAGTAATTACTGCTAATATCCTTCCGAAAATGACAGTCTTCTATGTGGGCCCACTGGCCCTGAACCCTCTCACCATAGGGAAACTCCGCTCCAAATCTACTTTACCGAGGCCTTTACACAGTCGATCGGTTTCAACACCAACAGCCCCCATCCCCCACCGCCCCATCATCAATCTGAGTTCCAGTTATCAAGTGCTCCTGATTTGATAGCGTTTCGATCCCGGAATCATTTCCGTGAACTTCCTTTCATCCCTTTCCGATGCAAGCACATCTGGCCGGATTACATGTGGCACCCTGAAGTACTCACAATCCTCCGTGAAGCCTCGCCAGTGCTTCATAAACCCTCAGCTTCAGATAcctgtgtacggggtctttctttttcgttacatttaaaatggcttctgttgttatgttatactggggaatgctgagaaagtctctaagtGGACAGTTGCTTGGATTATTATAGATAGCAGAGTGTTATtaaccaatgggtggtcatgtatcgttttgttttcggaaacaatgctgtatcatatggctgtggacggggtttttggggggagtcggaggggagacggggaggacgtCGGACGTGCGGGAAGGCTCGgatcgatcactccgggtggtcccgaaacgtgagtcgacaggatccgggtggtcgtcaggaatttaTTGAGCTCCAACCGTTGCGCGCGAAGATCttagactttgataagtgttggcgcctttttttttttcattgcttctctttctgtatcgaatttatattaatgtcatagacttagtgatatctataaagtgtgtttggtaaaacgtactgggtgtgctggctgatgactgatgtttgggattgattcgggcggcaaccgactccgtgggaagcgttcaggcaggtgctgggtgggatttcccctagacatataggagccaatataactgagtgtTAGAAGTGGGGGCACCATCCCGGATTTGGATTTTCGGTAAAGCTGTATAGTCGTCGCgttaagtggtgtgaagatggatcgagataagattgtaagttggtgcgATTTAGAGGatgtaccggtgaatcatgcgtgcgtGCTGTTTGGGGTGGATTTCCGCATTCCGGCAGATgcactggtgcgagggttgagtctgattaaaggtatcgggcaggtagaacttgtagcgaGAAGGTGAGGAAACGAACTGGAGTCCAGCTGGATGTTGGTACggacgagtgccgacgtcatgacgtTGGAACTACCAGTGACAGTCCACGTCCAGAGGGAGGCgtggccgtggggtctccacaccctccccgaggacgcaagtgaggaggtgccggaggaggagctagatgaggcccccgggcggggtgggggggtggcagtagccaggggtggaggtgtggagtgggTAGGTTTGGCCAGGCCCCGCCCCCGTGGGGTGATGAGACTGCCGAGATagcggctgccattacctccctagTGAAAAGGGTTGAGGggcaccgcccgaagctgagaattttctcaggagccaggcccaccccggaaggggaggatgactatgagatCTGGGATGAAGATACATCCcagttgttagaggtgtggccagtttcggatgaggaaaagagacagcgattggtggaaagtttAAGGGGCGGGGAGGCCCgtgtggtccgcgatctgagagcggcacgccccttggcttccctagcGGAGTGTTTGGACGCTTGGCAGGAAGTGTTTGGACTATCAGGAGATCCCTGGAAACATTTAgcggagtttcaacggatggggcacagaagaggggaaaagctctcagactATGTTTTccggctggaaggaaagcttgcgaggttgctgcgacgaggggtagtgagggaggacggAGTGGCGAAGTTAAGGATATGTAGCGGTTcgcgggaggatgacagggtggcttggagtgtacggcagccATTTAAGCGGAGCCCCCCTCTATCATTCGGACAGCTGATCCGAGCGGTTCGGGCCGAGGAGTGTACTTTGGGCCGatcagggggctcggaccctcagggacggtcttcagaggttcaggaggtggtagccggggtgagatcagagaaatccaaggggtccccaGGGGGCCGTATAGGGAGGAGAGAGGTGGCGGGTagcgggtgctataactgtgggagagaggggcatttccgccgggaatgtgatTGGCCGGGAGTGTGCTACCGCTATGGGAAAGCTGGCCACTTGCggaggattgtgagagacgagatgcgccAAGGGGGAAGGGTCCCCGGTCCAcgaagaagggagaggtgtcgggaaacttaggagaggctcagtgagggaacggactggagtctcgggaggaacacgttcccagaaaacctctatggaaccccggaacgaacaagcccaaattccggatggactggtgggaccccgttccagcgtgtccctacggctagagggaatctttgcgaaagccatccttgacaccgggtcgcaggttaccttactgtaccggtcgttctacaacaaatatctgaagcatttggcagtaactccgtttaacgaattggagatttggggcataagtgatggtgattacccgtacgatgggtaCTTGTCAGTGAGACTGGAATTTTCGAAGGAAGACGTGGGAGTGTcagaagcctttgagacgctggtgttggtctGTCCTGACCGGGTGGAACCCGGTGGCGCTGCCCTACTGGTGGGAACCAACtgccctctggtgcgacggctcttgggagcctgtaagcaGACGGGCGGGGGGGGGACATTCTGGAGACCCTCCCGGTACATCCCGTGTTCCGAgcggtgtacgaaggagtgagtaacccccaggggctggatcctgagtacaaacgagggacggtgtggtgcactccggcgaggcctaaggtgatacggccaggggaggcggcattcgtgatggggacccccagattccccagATTACCGGCGGGCGAGGCCCTGCTGGtagacgcccccccccccacgacCTGGAAGAGGAGtcccggttcccggctggggcgctggtgagacctgaattgcagaggccctcagctgtacaggcacgtcGCATGGAggtgatggtaaggaacataacggagagggagatcacctttaagcgcgggatgccccttgcgcacttgttcccggtgacggtgatgtccagcgcccccgtgaagcccactggaggaAAACTATTGGGAAACGGGGCCTTTAATTTTAAAGACTCCCCTGTACAGTGGAAgaataagagcaggctggtggagaagatgctgaagttagggaagtcttttctcagggcgagtttgatgtgggatgttccaagagcactcgacacactatccgggtgacaaatgacaccccgtttagggagaggtcgcggcggttggccccagcagatgtggaagatgtgcggcagttgaaagacgcagggattattgcggagtcccgaagccccgatgcgtcccccatagtggtggcaaggaagaaaaatgggaaggtacgcatgtgcgtggactataggaccctgaaccggcgCACTCTCCCCGGccagtatacggtcccgagggtggaataTGCATTGGCCTGTTTAAGTGGGGCGCAGTGGTCTAGTGTATTgtatttgcggagtgggtattaccagattctgATGAGTGACGCCGATAAACTGAAGACGGCCTTTATCTGCCCCCTGGGATTTTTCGAGATCGAACGAATGACCCGAGGCATATAGGGGGgcccagccaccttccagcggctcatggagcggacagtgggggcaTGAACCTGTTGGAGGTGTTGGTGTACCTGGatgacctgatagtgtttggatctacgttggaggaacatgaggagcggctgctgaaggtgctgagtcggcggaaggaggaagggttgaaactttccctggataaatgtcagttctgtaagacgtcggtcagctatgtcgggcacataatcttGCGCAATGGAGTGGGCGCTGATCCGCCAAAGATAGCCGCAGTGACCACCTGACCGAGACCCTAGAATGTGAGGGCCTTGttctcgtttttggggttttgtggGTATTActggcgattcgtgaaaggacaTGCGAAAATGAATCACCCA from the Mobula birostris isolate sMobBir1 chromosome 13, sMobBir1.hap1, whole genome shotgun sequence genome contains:
- the LOC140207265 gene encoding uncharacterized protein, whose product is MFRSVNETKAQICELLTSRKGAHEQESKRRMGNRPHRQICLLCLVTSALIIIVAGLSIHVSQIRQSMITLDRNYHELNATLHSKISEISDLRQQFTEMETKYKSVNESMAQICELLTSRREQTCSKDWISNKDRCYYVSTFGRSFYSAMRECSNCDSRLLQINSRDEARFVSDKLVSRNSAYWIGQCEDGNVAWGLLYKQSSGTSNCKDCRSYPGKDSCERDRRFICEKAAPLFRDIPERIQNLCQQPVETT